Proteins found in one Tamandua tetradactyla isolate mTamTet1 chromosome 1, mTamTet1.pri, whole genome shotgun sequence genomic segment:
- the LOC143680544 gene encoding uncharacterized protein LOC143680544: protein MPLSLAETHLNVESSGESKSDKCCGRGFDGHIRGYSLLFWGSQCVLNLGIQRWQQKLLWFGVTGGECGDLALSSQGIQQAACVQSQSGLSDPAPRHCGKAAGPRSAASSPTSPEEDLCRWLALYLQRAGQQAGKAGRWAWGQPSPTRQSLSRSAVSSSEVRVWAQRRGDSGSDRAPEPSVVLAIPQPPLPVSVPCAEQIRPRDGLRGQLVRKAPPSLGDQHPAEIDGHPFENLESADTAGGEASGAPVTVGLRAHGQRVERGGARDRQAIRSPRQTSAPRTPGHLGGSSC, encoded by the exons ATGCCTTTGAGCTTGGCAGAGACACACTTGAATGTGGAGAGCTCTGGCGAGAGCAAGTCTGACAAGTGCTGCGGCCGTGGCTTTGATGGGCACATCAGGGGCTACAGCCTCCTATTTTGGGGGTCTCAGTGTGTGTTGAACCTGGGGATACAGAGGTGGCAGCAGAAG CTGCTGTGGTTTGGGGTCACTGGGGGTGAGTGCGGGGACCTGGCTCTCAGCAGCCAAGGAATCCAGCAAGCTGCATGTGTCCAGAGTCAAAGTGGCCTCAGTGACCCTGCTCCCAGGCACTGTGGGAAGGCTGCAGGTCCCAGGAGTGCTGCATCTTCGCCTACCTCTCCAGAGGAGGACCTGTGTCGCTGGCTGGCGCTGTACCTGCAGCGGGCTGGGCAGCAGGCAGGAAAGGCTGGACGTTGGGCCTGGGGACAGCCTTCTCCCACCAGACAGTCTCTCTCCCGAAGCGCAGTCTCCTCTTCAGAAGTCCGGGTTTGGGCACAAAG GAGGGGCGATTCTGGCAGTGACCGGGCTCCTGAACCGTCTGTAGTATTGGCCATCCCACAGCCACCACTCCCTGTCAGTGTCCCATGCGCAGAACAGATCCGACCCCGAGACGGTCTGCGGGGGCAGCTTGTTAGGAAAGCGCCTCCAAGCCTCGGTGACCAGCACCCTGCGGAGATTGACGGGCATCCATTTGA AAATTTGGAGTCTGCGGACACAGCCGGAGGCGAAGCGAGCGGGGCTCCAGTGACCGTTGGCCTCAGGGCCCACGGACAGCGCGTGGAGCGTGGGGGCGCCCGGGACCGTCAGGCCATCAGGTCCCCGCGCCAGACCAGCGCCCCGCGGACACCCGGACATCTCGGGGGCAGCAGCTGCTGA